ATCATACATTCAtaaaattttacacattttcatagtaaaacatcattattttaagttagctaacaggagctaatgttagctaccgTAAGCCAGTAAGGCTGTAACACCTCTGCGTGTGTTAAACTGAGCGAGGGTGCGTTTTATTGCTCATAAACTCAGCTTTCATTTGAATGAggattaatttgttttgtttgattcttTAGAAAGTGGCTCTGCTATGTTGTGTTGGGAAGCCAGTGGTTAGTTTATGTGAGCGAACTCCATTTTCTAAGTTCAGAGACGGGGAAGGTGTCATTGGTCACGTTACGCTACAATGGGCTCACGTATTGGCCAAAAAAAAcgtgattaatacatgtaaattgctataAATTGCTACAAGGAGCCCCTTTAAAGGAATGTAGAGTAAAAATCACAGTAATGCTTTTCAATCAAACCAAATCCCATGTGTGACCTCACTCCTTTCCCCTATGCACCCAGACGCCCAGGCTCCATTTGTCCCCGAGATGCCTATAAACTTGGTAGTCCCCATGGACACCACTGGAGTCCCCATCTCCTGCCGTGTGTCGGACCCCTACACTCACGTCATCCTGAGGAGTGTCCTCAGTGGAGAGGAGATGCCTGCCTACTACGACAACAAGATGGGCTTCTTTGGAAGCCTCTCGCCCGGGAAGTACCAGTGTGAAACCAATGTGAACGGCCAGACGTTCAGAAGCGCCGTTTACACTGTGGAGACTGGATGTAAGTCAAGATCTGTACTCTCTTTATGAAGTAAACTTGGAATgagcttttatatttttctcaaaaagcaataaaatgatGGGATAAGAATTTAAAATCTGCACAGCTGGAAACACTCCCCAACTCTGTTTACCGTGAGAGGGCTGCATGGTGATCTCACTGCATGAGACCCATGATATTATGTCATTATCACAGGGGGGAGATGACTTAACACGCCTGTTTTcactctgtgtgtatgtgtgagtgagtaaTGACGACCTAGTGAGCCACCACTCGGTGATAAATGAGCTCATGGTAATCAAGTTGTCACTTTGTTGGAACCTGTGAGATGACGGTGCTGATATCTAATCTCTGGTGGTCCCTCTAGTTCCTGTGGAGATGGAGGACTTTGACGTCGAAGTAAAAGCCAGTGAGGAGACGGTGAGAGCAGGGCAGCCTTTTAACGTCACCTGTGTGGCTCCACCCGGCCCGCGCTTGCAGCAGCAATGGCTTCATCCTAAAAAACAGGCAAGATGCAAACATTTTCCTTTCTGTGTAATTTCAGTTTAGACCTCCTCTATGGCTTCATCCATAATGAGCCATGACTTCTCAGCCTTCGTGCCCCATTTCATTCAACTCCTTGTCATATTTCCATGTCATTTCCTACCCAGCAGCACCGAGCCTTAAATTAGCAAATAATGGTTTTGGACCTAAACGTAGCAGCGGTGGATGTGGAATATAACTCTGAGGACGGCCCTTAGTGGTTGCAAAGTATGCGTTAGGAAAGCAGCGACGGGATGTTGTGTCTTCATTATGAGGACAACCGCCAAGCAGATCCTGCTGGAGTTAACCCCATGTGAAGGACACTGATGGGAATGTTAAAGTTGAGGACAAATGGCTCGAGGGGAGCAGGCAgttcaaaagaagaagaaaaacaaggatAGTAAATCTCTTGACCCTGGTGACCTTGAGACGTGTAGGACAGATGCTGTCTGCACATGACAGCCAACTAAACATTTAATGCTTTTGAAGTGTTCGCTGCGAGGGTCCGACAGAGTTTCATGCGcaatttatgtttgtttatatttatattcgGATTTTTAATCTTTACAGCACGTTGTCCCTTTTTCTGCATGGGATTCCACTAAGATCTTTTCCAGAGACGGTGAGGGTAGGAACACTGCAGTCTTGACTCCTGGTTTTGGTCTCAGTTGCAATTACAGGCCTTTAAAAGGCTCTGTGATCCTGATTTATCTCCTGTGGCCTAGCAAGTGTTTTAAACATTAGCCTCCCGAACGCGACACAGTGACTCTCAGACATTGTACCTGttaaaacggaaaaacactGAGAGTTAAAAATTTCAAATATCTTATTAccaatatcttttttttttattccagtcAGTAGGATCTCAAATTCTTCTTCTGTTCCTTTAGGCTGTGGATGCAGTTCCGATGAAGCAGATTCTTCCTGACCGGGTCATCTACACCCTCAGTATCCCAAAAGCGACTGCTCAGGACAGCGGCACCTACGAGTGCTCCGTCACCCACACACTCAGCAGAGAGGTCAGAGTCAGCAGCGTGGCTGTCACCGTCTTCGGTAAGTCTGCTAAGACACATTTTCCGGACATCTTAGTATCGAGTTTCCAGCAGAACTGTAATAATGTGAGTAAGTGCTGCTGACGCTGATTTATACCCACTTAGTCCAAATTTAATATTCTCATCATCATTCAGATGAAATTGTCATAGTTTCACATATGTGCACATTatgctggtggtggtgtgtggaAGTCATTTTCTACCATCCGATTGTAAAGCTTCACCTCTGCTTTCAacatcagctgctgtgttttatggGATGGCTTCAACAGATGTGTGTCAGGCCTTTATTTCACCTCACTTCActgtccctctgtctttctttacACACCGGATCAATTTCTTTAGCAATTTTCATACATAATCACCTGCTaattcttctcttcttctctgtttgtcCCTTCAGAGGAGAATTCCTTCGTGGCACTGGACCACAGCGGGATTCTAGCTATGGAGTTTGTCAGCCTTTTAGAGGAGACAGAGTTTACCATCCTCATTGATGCCTACCCAGCCCCCAAAGTGATGTGGCTGAAAGACGGCAAAGCCTTACAGGGGAACTACTATGTCCTCACCAAAACTAGCCACCTCGAAGGGAATAGGTGAGAATAAAGATTGTGATTTGTTAATAGATATTTCAAGAAATAATTTGACATTGTATTTGCTTTATTGGCAAGACTTAGGTGACAAGATCGATAcctctctcatgtctgtacagtaaacatGAAGCTGGAGACAGGATTAGTGACTAGCACTGAGGCTCTAAGGCTCACTAATTACCatgctttatttaatttgttaaatCTCGACaagcaacaaaatgttaaaacagcAATTCGTAGTTTTACAGGCAGTTATGTGAGGGACTATTGCATGGCAGTGAGTAGTGACCTCCTGGTGGAATAGTCCGGCACATAACCCCATGTAAAACCCCAATGTGTCATTTCAAAACTTTCCATCCAAGTAGATGACATAAGAGGGTTTTAGAAGTCCTGGTAATAGtactttgttacctttggaAAGAGCCAGGCTGTTGCTGTtttcccctgcttccagtctttatccTAAACTGAGCTAACCACCTGCTGGCTCtagcttcatttttaatgtggCATTGATTTTTTCGTCTACCTCTCGGCAAGAAAGTAGATAAGGATATAATCCCAAACTCTTCCTTTAGATAACACAAGTATGTGCAAcattaagtatatatatatatatttttttactcttCTCGCAGGTATCAAAGCATTCTGACATTACGGCAGCCTCTGGTGAAAGACAACGGAAATTATACCATCACTGCCCTCAGCGGCTCTCGCACTGCTCAATTCTCCTTTAACCTCAAAGTGAAAGGTAAGATAAacggacagacagatagatacaTAAACAAATAGGTATTTTATGATCTATTACTAAGCGCTatacttgtttttctttcagctccCACTGCAGCAATGTTCCCACCATCCTCAGCTCCAGTGTTGGTGCCACAGGAAGAGGAAATAGTTGTGCCCCTCCACTCTCCTTTTACCTTGACCTGTCGAGGAGAGGCAAAACTAGCCTGGGAGACACCGCTCGATGTGCCTGAGATAACACAGGAGGACAACAGCGGCCTGTTTGTCACCACCATCACTGTGGACAACGCCTCTGCAATGCACACTGGCTACTACACCTGCTTCTACAGTAGAAATAACACTGAGGATACAGAGGACAGCAGCATCTATGTCTATGTGCCAGGTATGGGGTACGCAGCAGCTTtgagcttgtgtgtttttattatttggcTTTATTATCTTGCCTGAGGAACTTATTTTACTCCAACTCAGATCCCGATGTTCCGTTTGTGCCATCGCCGGTTCCTTTTGGCAACCATGTCCTGTCCGACCACGAGGAGATGGAGATCCAGTGTCGAGTGTCTGATCCCAGTGCTAACGTGACGCTGGTCAACGTTGACACCCAGCAGCCTGTGCCTAGTGTTTATGACAGCAAGAGGGGCGCTTTGGGAGTGTTCACAGCTGGAACCTACGTCTGTAAGGCCCTCATAAACGGAGAGGAACACTATAGCGGGGAATACATCGTCCACGGctggacaggtgtgtgtttgtcaacaTGTAAATAGGTGTCAGTAGAGGTGTTCTACCTATCAAAGCtggtctgtctgctctgtgtttccTTTGGTGGTATGTGTCAACTCACAGGCATTCTGACCTTGTCAATTGTTGATACTCAGGGGGCGCTGGGCTGCATGTTGAGCTGACAGCCAAACGGACTGCTCTGCTGGTGGGAGACACCCTCATTGTCACCTGTCTGGCTCGGGGATCTGAGATACTGGAAGACCACTGGAAATACCCTGGCAAAGTGGTGAGGGGTCAAGTCATCCTGTGCaccaaaaaacaattcaaaccAAAGTTACGGTTGTTCACTAAGCCTGATTTTCAAGGTGGTTTGAAATTCAGAAGTAACTgatgtttctttctgtttttcaggcTAATCGTGCTGTCAAAACCGTGCATGAGAACAAGAGGGATCAGGAGATCCTTTACACCCTGACGATCCCTCAGGCCTCAACGAAGGACAGCGGCATCTACTCCTGCTCCATTACTGATATTATCACCAATGACAGCCAAACAAAGCAGCTAGCTATTCGTGTTTTTGGTATGAAAGTTGCATTTTGTTTACTTAGAGTAAATACATGAGGCATTATTTCATAGATTCTGCTCTTTCCTCTGGGGACCAATGAAtgtctctcctcttttctaACAGCGAGTGAGTTTATGTCCATCTCGCCGGAGTTCGGAGACTATGAATCAGCAGAGCTGGATGAGGTCCGGGAGTTCAGGGCCGAGATCAGCTCCTTCCCCAGTGCACGTGTCACCTGGCTCAAAGACGGCATCCCGCTCAGTGATGTGACAGCAGAGATCTCCACCAGCCTCCGGCAGGTCAGCGAGACCAGGTGAGACTCCCATACAACAGCTGAGCTAATGACAAGCTCAAAGTTAACCGGCCTGTCATTAGGGTTTAGTGCGACTGTGAACTTTGACTATCACTGTGCAGTTACAACATTTTCTTGCTCTGTTGCTCTGTGTAGCTACATGAGTGTTCTTACCCTGATCCGTGCCAAGGAGGAGGACAGCGGGAACTACACCATGCGAGTGGAGAATGGAGACCAAGTTCGCACTGCCGGATTGATcctggaggtcaaaggtcagagaagAATGCCCCAAACCCCTCATtacttttatttcctctcacaaTCCTGTAGCCCCGGTTACAGTCTATCTTTttttaacatactgtatttatacaCACTTTTGCTTTCCCCCTTCTGCCTACAGTGCCTGCAGTCATTGTGGACCTGATGGACATCCACCATGGCTCAGCCACAGGCCAGTCTGTGGTGTGCATTACTAGAGGACAGCCCACTCCAGTGGTGGAGTGGTTCATCTGCAAGAACATCAAACAGTAAGTTCAGTCTTCTTTAGCACAACATGCCGACAGGAATTCTTCCAAACTTACATGCTGTCGCTACAACTTCGAATTGATCATATATCGCTCTCTCCTTTGTTCCCATAAAGTTGTGCCAATGACTCGTCTTCCTGGGCACCCCTCCCCGCCAACTCCACAGAGGTCACAATGGACGCACACTTTGACGAAGATGATAACCTGGAGAGCCAGGTCATGTTTGGTCATCTGGAAAACACGCTGGCTGTTCGCTGCCTGGCTAAGAATGAAATGGCAGCCGTCAGCAGGGAGGTCAAACTGGTGTCCAACggtaagaacacacacacatttcatccATGTCTGTTTCCTGTGAAGTACTGTAACTTTCCTCTGTGACCAGTGTTTAAATTGAcatttgatgttgttgtttccaCCTTGTTTCCTCTGAAGTTGCTTCCATTTGTGACACTCAGAGTGTGACAGGCTTTGTCAGTGACTGTGTATTCAGGGGGTGGGGAGTGTTGTCAGTGCTGtcagtgttgcagcagctgtcagatTATGAGTTTGTGGTGAGACAGCTGATAGAGGGCTGTGCTTTAGCCATGGGAATGGGACTCTCGTTCTGACAGTTAATTCAGGGAAGCAAGAGACTGTTAGGCCATTTGCTCCTTCCAGATGAGCCACACACCCCCGTCCTCATTCCCCTTAAACCAGCCTGgacccctcccccaccccccaccccctacTTCCATGTTATCTTCCCAGCAAATCTTTTGGTCCTTATTATCTGAACACCCTGGGGATTTAACTCTCTCTTAGGCCTGATAGACAACATTTGTTATGCAGCATATAGAATGTGCTTCACTGCAAGCATTTCACTTTACATCATTACATCAGACACATGTTGCCACATGTGATCAATGTGCTCTCCATCTAACATATTTA
This window of the Pagrus major chromosome 11, Pma_NU_1.0 genome carries:
- the pdgfra gene encoding platelet-derived growth factor receptor alpha; translation: MDGVKAYVVFGGILAALVSVTSGLSPPTIVSNEEEFILQPNSVFNISCTGKRNVVWAEPLPKNTFVYPGYYTATLFIYNATVENTGYYMCTYESPESEPEDDPEEEDNEAGIYVFVPDAQAPFVPEMPINLVVPMDTTGVPISCRVSDPYTHVILRSVLSGEEMPAYYDNKMGFFGSLSPGKYQCETNVNGQTFRSAVYTVETGFPVEMEDFDVEVKASEETVRAGQPFNVTCVAPPGPRLQQQWLHPKKQAVDAVPMKQILPDRVIYTLSIPKATAQDSGTYECSVTHTLSREVRVSSVAVTVFEENSFVALDHSGILAMEFVSLLEETEFTILIDAYPAPKVMWLKDGKALQGNYYVLTKTSHLEGNRYQSILTLRQPLVKDNGNYTITALSGSRTAQFSFNLKVKAPTAAMFPPSSAPVLVPQEEEIVVPLHSPFTLTCRGEAKLAWETPLDVPEITQEDNSGLFVTTITVDNASAMHTGYYTCFYSRNNTEDTEDSSIYVYVPDPDVPFVPSPVPFGNHVLSDHEEMEIQCRVSDPSANVTLVNVDTQQPVPSVYDSKRGALGVFTAGTYVCKALINGEEHYSGEYIVHGWTGGAGLHVELTAKRTALLVGDTLIVTCLARGSEILEDHWKYPGKVANRAVKTVHENKRDQEILYTLTIPQASTKDSGIYSCSITDIITNDSQTKQLAIRVFASEFMSISPEFGDYESAELDEVREFRAEISSFPSARVTWLKDGIPLSDVTAEISTSLRQVSETSYMSVLTLIRAKEEDSGNYTMRVENGDQVRTAGLILEVKVPAVIVDLMDIHHGSATGQSVVCITRGQPTPVVEWFICKNIKHCANDSSSWAPLPANSTEVTMDAHFDEDDNLESQVMFGHLENTLAVRCLAKNEMAAVSREVKLVSNGPHPELTVAAAVLVLLVIVIISLIVLVVIWKQKPRYEIRWRVIESVSPDGHEYIYVDPMQLPYDSRWEFPRDRLVLGRILGSGAFGKVVEGTAYGLSRSQPVMKVAVKMLKPTARSSEKQALMSELKIMTHLGPHLNIVNLLGACTKSGPIYIITEYCFYGDLVNYLHKNRENFLSLTPEKNNKKELDIFGINPADESSRSYVILSFESKGDYMDMKQADNTQYVPMLEMSNSSKYSDIQGSNYDHPPSQKGSSEGEMEELLSDDMNAGLTTTDLLSFTYQVAKGMEFLASKNCVHRDLAARNVLLSQGKIVKICDFGLARDIMHDNNYVSKGSTFLPVKWMAPESIFDNLYTSLSDVWSYGILLWEIFSLGGTPYPGMVVDSSFYNKIKSGYRMSKPEQAPPDVYEMMMKCWNSEPEKRPSFLGLSDTVASLLPSSYRRHYERVNHEFLKSDHPAVTRVCVENDDAYIGITYKNQGKLKDRESGFDEQRLSSDSGYIIPLPDLDPISDDEYGKRNRHSSQTSEESAIETGSSSSTFAKREGETLEDITLLDEMCLDCSDLVEDSFL